One Dictyoglomus turgidum DSM 6724 DNA window includes the following coding sequences:
- a CDS encoding ABC transporter substrate-binding protein has product MRKAEKFLSWFLASILVISLIFSVSIREVNAQAKLYKPMNPTPEANKPITFKVYIGEVNPNDDQFKSPVAQKIKELTGVTLDIEYAPNQAAVREKIQIMAASGDYPDLIYAKGDLSLLKDAGALIPLDDLIEKYAPNIKKAYGENLKRLKWSKEDPHIYCLGLTTDNDRTLDVNGGFMLQHRVVMELGYPRIRTLRDFENAIKAYYKKHPLTDGLPTIPLTLCADDWRTVISVTNPAFQATGAPDDGELYVDPKTLKCTFHYKRPIEKEYFRWLNHMWNEGLLDRETFIQKEDTYKAKIASGRVLALIDAGWAVGEPITALRKAGKYEYMYGYYPVTVSERIKQAPPDVRVGYTGGWGIAITKSCKDPVRAIKFLDWLCTEDANILRQWGIEGVHHIYINGKRQFLPDVDQARRTDPYFGRKTGIGVYVYPWPRLPNYYIDSTGNPIVPDTTKEDIRKNYTEVEKKVLAAYKAEIWKDLFPKAEEYPVKTWGYLWMYPTPDEDMRAIGNKLFDYVIKNIPKVIMAPTKDFDKIWNEFLKGLDELGAKKYEEYKTKQIREMVEFWKK; this is encoded by the coding sequence TTGAGAAAAGCTGAAAAATTCTTAAGTTGGTTTTTAGCATCTATATTGGTAATTAGCCTTATATTTAGTGTAAGCATAAGAGAAGTAAATGCTCAAGCCAAATTATACAAACCAATGAATCCTACGCCTGAAGCTAATAAGCCTATAACTTTTAAAGTATATATTGGAGAAGTAAACCCTAATGATGATCAATTTAAGAGTCCTGTGGCCCAAAAAATCAAAGAACTTACGGGAGTAACCTTAGATATAGAATATGCTCCTAACCAAGCAGCGGTAAGAGAAAAAATACAAATCATGGCTGCAAGCGGAGACTATCCTGATTTGATCTACGCAAAAGGAGATTTATCCTTGCTAAAAGATGCGGGAGCCTTAATACCCCTTGATGATTTAATAGAAAAATACGCACCAAATATTAAAAAGGCCTATGGTGAGAACCTAAAGAGACTAAAATGGAGCAAAGAAGACCCTCATATTTACTGCCTCGGTTTAACCACTGATAATGATAGAACTCTTGATGTAAACGGTGGATTCATGCTCCAGCACAGAGTAGTAATGGAACTTGGATATCCCAGAATAAGAACTTTAAGAGATTTTGAAAATGCTATAAAAGCCTACTACAAGAAACATCCTTTAACCGATGGTCTTCCCACTATACCCCTTACCCTCTGTGCCGATGACTGGAGAACAGTTATAAGCGTTACAAATCCTGCCTTTCAAGCCACAGGAGCCCCTGATGATGGAGAACTATATGTGGATCCAAAAACTTTAAAATGCACTTTCCACTACAAGAGACCCATAGAGAAAGAATATTTCCGATGGCTCAATCACATGTGGAACGAAGGACTCTTAGATAGAGAAACCTTCATACAAAAAGAAGACACTTACAAAGCTAAAATTGCCAGTGGTAGAGTACTTGCTTTAATTGATGCTGGATGGGCTGTAGGAGAGCCAATAACAGCACTAAGAAAGGCAGGAAAATATGAATACATGTATGGATATTATCCTGTAACAGTAAGCGAGAGGATTAAGCAAGCTCCACCTGACGTAAGAGTAGGATATACAGGAGGATGGGGGATAGCTATAACTAAGAGTTGTAAAGATCCCGTAAGGGCAATAAAGTTCTTGGATTGGCTCTGCACTGAGGATGCAAATATACTAAGGCAATGGGGAATAGAAGGTGTACATCACATATATATTAATGGAAAAAGACAATTCCTACCTGACGTAGACCAAGCCAGAAGAACAGATCCATACTTTGGTAGAAAAACAGGAATAGGTGTGTACGTATATCCATGGCCTCGACTTCCTAATTATTACATAGACTCTACTGGAAATCCCATTGTACCAGATACCACTAAAGAAGATATCAGAAAGAACTACACAGAAGTTGAGAAGAAGGTTCTTGCAGCATATAAAGCAGAGATTTGGAAAGATTTATTCCCCAAAGCAGAAGAATATCCAGTAAAAACCTGGGGATATTTATGGATGTATCCAACACCTGACGAGGATATGCGTGCCATAGGAAATAAGCTCTTTGATTATGTTATAAAAAATATTCCAAAAGTAATAATGGCACCTACAAAAGATTTTGATAAGATATGGAATGAATTTTTGAAAGGCTTAGATGAACTTGGAGCTAAAAAATATGAAGAATATAAAACAAAACAGATTAGAGAAATGGTAGAGTTCTGGAAGAAGTAA
- a CDS encoding carbohydrate ABC transporter permease, which yields MKRSLGEKTFDIVNYGLMILLVIITLYPFLYVLAVSLNDPFDTIKGGITIFPRIFTLDNYKEIFNYPSIGRAALISTLRTIIGTIIGVFSTAIVAYVLSRRDFFARKLITTLFVITMYVGGGLVPEYLLIRGLGLMNNFLVYILPGLINPFNLILIRAYIDTLPSELQESAMIDGANDFIIFLKIILPLSLPVLATVALFVAVGHWNSWFDTYLYCGGNKNLTTLQYELQKILANAAASSTTIDYYSNLDPTRTMRVTPQSLRMAMTIITTLPIVLVYPFLQKYFIKGMTLGAIKN from the coding sequence ATGAAAAGAAGTCTTGGGGAGAAGACCTTTGATATTGTAAATTATGGATTAATGATCCTATTAGTAATAATTACCCTGTATCCTTTTCTATATGTGTTGGCAGTATCTTTAAATGATCCTTTTGATACTATAAAAGGTGGAATTACCATTTTCCCAAGAATTTTTACCTTAGACAACTACAAGGAAATTTTTAATTATCCGAGTATAGGAAGAGCTGCATTAATATCTACTTTGAGAACCATAATAGGGACTATAATAGGAGTTTTCTCTACAGCCATTGTAGCTTATGTTTTAAGCAGAAGAGATTTTTTTGCAAGAAAATTAATCACAACTCTTTTTGTCATAACTATGTATGTAGGTGGAGGTTTAGTCCCTGAATACCTCTTAATAAGAGGTCTTGGACTCATGAATAATTTTCTTGTTTATATTCTTCCGGGACTTATAAATCCATTCAATTTAATTTTAATTAGAGCCTATATTGATACTCTTCCTTCGGAATTACAAGAATCAGCGATGATTGATGGTGCCAATGACTTTATAATTTTCCTTAAAATAATATTACCCCTCTCCTTACCCGTTTTAGCCACAGTAGCATTATTTGTAGCAGTGGGACATTGGAACTCTTGGTTTGATACTTACCTCTACTGTGGAGGTAATAAAAATCTAACCACCCTCCAATATGAACTTCAGAAAATCTTAGCCAACGCTGCAGCAAGCTCTACTACTATAGACTACTATAGTAATTTAGATCCTACAAGAACTATGAGGGTAACTCCCCAGTCTTTAAGAATGGCAATGACCATAATAACCACACTTCCCATAGTGTTAGTTTATCCCTTCTTGCAGAAATACTTTATAAAAGGAATGACCCTTGGTGCCATAAAGAATTAA
- a CDS encoding ABC transporter permease produces the protein MNFVKTLKTIKKQKYLIIMVLPFVIWLIIFRYVPLWGWITAFQNYKPGLPIFQQQWVGLKYFKEMFSDPEFYLVMRNTLAMSILSLIFGFPLPIILAILINEIRCTAFKRTVQTISYLPHFVSWVIVASIVHAMLAPDGVVNYLLLRLGLIKQPILFFGEPKYFWWIVVFSDIWKEVGWNTIIFLAAMTSINPELYEAAEVDGASRFRKIWHITLPGIMPTVIMILILSIGNIINIGFERQFLLRTSAVRNVSDVIDLYALDYGIRAGRFSFGTAAGIFKSVISLILLFSANKITKKVTGYRII, from the coding sequence ATGAATTTTGTAAAAACATTAAAAACAATAAAGAAGCAAAAATATTTAATAATTATGGTTCTTCCTTTCGTAATATGGCTTATTATCTTTAGATATGTCCCCCTTTGGGGGTGGATTACCGCCTTCCAAAATTATAAGCCCGGCCTTCCTATATTTCAGCAACAATGGGTTGGTTTGAAGTATTTTAAAGAGATGTTCTCTGATCCTGAATTTTATCTTGTAATGAGAAATACCTTAGCAATGAGTATTCTGAGTCTCATTTTTGGATTTCCCCTTCCTATTATCCTTGCTATATTGATTAATGAGATAAGATGTACTGCCTTTAAAAGAACTGTACAAACCATCTCTTACCTTCCCCATTTTGTCTCTTGGGTAATAGTAGCAAGTATTGTGCATGCTATGCTTGCTCCTGACGGTGTGGTAAATTATTTACTTCTGAGATTAGGACTTATAAAACAGCCTATACTCTTTTTTGGGGAACCTAAATATTTTTGGTGGATTGTAGTATTCTCCGATATATGGAAAGAAGTTGGCTGGAATACAATTATCTTTTTAGCTGCAATGACCTCTATTAATCCCGAACTATACGAAGCTGCAGAAGTTGATGGAGCAAGTAGATTTAGAAAGATATGGCACATAACTCTACCTGGAATCATGCCCACAGTAATAATGATCTTAATTTTAAGCATAGGTAATATCATAAACATAGGTTTTGAAAGACAATTTCTCTTAAGAACTTCCGCAGTAAGAAATGTGTCTGATGTGATTGACCTTTATGCCCTTGATTATGGAATAAGGGCAGGAAGATTTTCCTTTGGCACTGCTGCAGGAATATTCAAATCAGTAATAAGTTTAATCTTACTTTTTTCAGCTAATAAAATTACTAAAAAAGTAACAGGCTACAGAATTATTTAG
- a CDS encoding sensor histidine kinase, producing the protein MKEPKRMQDFAITIIFIAFISSMVFAGIFSRSMGRRIAILNKAVNEISHGNWDLNIPLQGKDEIGELSENVKMMARNIKNLNELIIKQKDMKFKTLMEQLNPHFLFNTLETIHMIAVCNNQKEIADVALRLGKILRRSLEAKGKPVSIEWELDLYRYKGSIYTSLFDPAYSRKFCSSWDRA; encoded by the coding sequence ATGAAAGAACCTAAAAGAATGCAGGATTTTGCCATAACAATAATTTTTATTGCTTTTATAAGTTCTATGGTTTTTGCAGGGATCTTTTCAAGAAGTATGGGTAGAAGAATTGCAATTTTAAATAAAGCAGTAAATGAGATCTCTCACGGAAACTGGGATCTTAATATTCCACTTCAGGGGAAGGACGAAATAGGGGAGCTTTCGGAAAATGTGAAAATGATGGCAAGGAATATTAAAAATTTGAATGAACTTATAATCAAACAAAAAGATATGAAGTTTAAAACTTTAATGGAACAACTTAATCCTCATTTTTTGTTTAATACCTTGGAAACCATTCATATGATAGCGGTATGTAATAATCAAAAAGAGATTGCGGATGTGGCATTGAGACTTGGAAAAATCTTGAGAAGATCTTTAGAAGCAAAGGGGAAGCCTGTAAGTATTGAATGGGAACTTGATCTTTACAGATATAAGGGAAGTATATATACTTCCCTTTTTGATCCAGCCTATAGTAGAAAATTCTGTAGTTCATGGGATAGAGCCTAA
- a CDS encoding sensor histidine kinase: MENLELEKILNEDQENYSKIGLKNTLERIKLFYGNEYGLKIETQKNVGTKVDIILPYATLRKERVDV; the protein is encoded by the coding sequence ATGGAAAATCTGGAGTTGGAGAAGATTTTAAATGAAGATCAAGAAAACTATTCCAAGATAGGTTTAAAAAATACCCTTGAAAGAATTAAGTTGTTTTATGGTAATGAGTATGGTTTAAAAATAGAAACTCAGAAAAACGTAGGGACAAAAGTAGATATTATTCTTCCTTATGCAACTCTGAGAAAGGAGAGAGTTGATGTATAA
- a CDS encoding response regulator transcription factor — protein MYKVFIADDEYYIREGLKRIVNWERLGFKIVGEAEDGIEALEKIKRINPDLCVIDVKMPEMDGLELISNIKSYKNSTKIIILTGYPEFDYAIKAIELGVNFYILKPVDPEILKEKLEKVYHELEKERILYESSKGRIMERFLKKHLDVKEDEINNIFCLDLPWNSYQVVLVDWEDKSLDKIKVLEDISYYFPFSFLVDNFIGFIIKDFSKEKRKLINLRDHLRNKYRDYFCFSIGEKVYDFLSISSSFEKAKSLFSRRFLYEEKGFLVYPKGKKNLKPHLELEKINNVALWVEVIEDLDFVKLWELLEDKMIKHMVYEDEEQEIKLSYFNLYVDIVTLLITRYSQFKEKSFKYLKNRIFEEFFNKRTIIDLHVFTKEILTELISDFSEIMGRNPLVKITEYIESNFYKDLKLKDVAKEFGYNPCYLGKIFKKYTKEKFNTYLDRVRINKAKELLRRGLKVSEVAEMVGYKDTDYFICKFKKYTGKSPQNFKESI, from the coding sequence ATGTATAAGGTATTTATCGCCGATGATGAATACTACATAAGGGAAGGGTTAAAGAGGATTGTTAATTGGGAAAGATTAGGATTTAAGATTGTAGGAGAGGCGGAAGATGGTATTGAGGCTTTAGAGAAGATAAAAAGGATAAATCCTGATCTTTGTGTGATAGACGTTAAAATGCCAGAAATGGATGGACTTGAATTGATTTCAAATATTAAATCCTATAAAAATTCTACTAAAATAATTATTCTTACAGGATACCCTGAATTTGATTATGCCATAAAAGCCATTGAGTTAGGAGTCAATTTTTATATATTAAAGCCTGTGGATCCTGAAATTTTGAAAGAGAAATTAGAAAAGGTTTATCATGAATTAGAGAAAGAAAGAATTTTATATGAAAGTTCAAAGGGAAGGATAATGGAGAGATTTTTGAAAAAGCATTTAGATGTGAAGGAAGATGAGATAAATAATATCTTTTGTCTTGATCTTCCTTGGAATTCTTATCAGGTTGTTTTAGTGGATTGGGAGGATAAAAGTTTAGACAAGATTAAGGTTTTAGAAGATATTTCCTATTATTTTCCCTTTTCTTTTTTAGTTGATAATTTTATAGGCTTTATTATTAAGGACTTTAGTAAAGAGAAAAGAAAGCTCATAAATTTAAGAGATCATCTAAGAAACAAATATAGAGATTATTTTTGCTTTTCCATTGGAGAAAAAGTGTATGATTTTTTGAGCATTTCATCCTCTTTTGAGAAGGCGAAGTCTCTTTTCTCAAGAAGATTTCTATATGAGGAGAAGGGTTTCTTAGTTTATCCTAAAGGAAAGAAAAATTTAAAGCCACATTTAGAATTGGAAAAAATAAATAATGTGGCACTTTGGGTTGAGGTTATTGAGGATCTTGATTTTGTTAAGCTTTGGGAACTTTTGGAGGATAAGATGATAAAACATATGGTTTATGAAGATGAGGAACAAGAGATAAAGTTGAGTTATTTTAACCTTTATGTAGATATAGTTACTCTACTTATCACAAGATACTCACAGTTTAAGGAAAAATCTTTCAAGTATCTTAAGAACAGGATTTTTGAAGAATTTTTTAATAAAAGAACAATAATTGATCTCCATGTTTTTACAAAAGAAATTTTAACTGAGTTAATTAGTGATTTTTCGGAGATTATGGGAAGAAATCCTCTTGTAAAAATTACCGAATATATAGAATCTAATTTTTACAAAGATCTTAAATTGAAAGATGTGGCAAAGGAATTTGGCTATAACCCTTGTTATCTTGGAAAAATCTTTAAAAAGTATACAAAGGAAAAATTTAATACCTATCTTGATAGAGTGAGAATAAATAAGGCAAAGGAGCTTTTAAGAAGGGGGTTGAAAGTCTCAGAGGTGGCAGAGATGGTAGGCTACAAGGATACAGACTATTTTATATGTAAGTTTAAAAAATATACAGGGAAATCTCCCCAGAATTTTAAGGAAAGTATTTAA
- a CDS encoding alpha-L-fucosidase, with protein sequence MPEGPFRPTWESLKNYKIPEWYKDAKFGIFIHYGVYSVPAFSNEWYPRNMYIEGTPEYEHHIKTYGEHKRFGYKDFIHLFKAERFDPYEWADLFKKAGAKYVVPVAEHHDGFAMYDCSFTRWCASKMGPKRDIIGELAKAVRENFLTFGISYHRAEHWWFFHEGMKFDSDVRDKDYFDLYGPAQPEPMQPTEEFLEDWLLRLLEIVDKYQPQVVYFDWWIEQPAFEPYLKKFFAYYYNRAHEWGKGVVINYKLNAVPRECAVFDVERGELGDIDPIYWQTDTSISRISWGYVENDIYKPAKELIWELVDIVSKNGNLLLNVGPKADGTIPEAAQKTLLEIGEWLLKNGEAIYGTRPWRIYGEGPTKGNAGSFSEKEINYTGRDLRFTTKGDTLYAILMNKPEKDEIVIKSLSTELTLYQKEVAKVELLGLKGELKFERNEEGLKIKIPEFEKLNYPITFKIWGR encoded by the coding sequence ATGCCAGAAGGTCCTTTTAGGCCCACATGGGAGTCATTAAAAAACTATAAAATTCCAGAATGGTACAAGGATGCCAAATTTGGAATTTTCATCCATTATGGTGTTTATTCGGTTCCTGCCTTTAGTAATGAGTGGTATCCAAGAAATATGTATATTGAAGGAACGCCCGAATATGAACACCATATAAAAACTTACGGAGAGCACAAAAGATTTGGATATAAAGATTTTATACATCTTTTTAAAGCAGAAAGGTTTGATCCATATGAATGGGCAGATTTATTTAAAAAAGCAGGCGCTAAATATGTGGTGCCTGTAGCAGAACACCATGATGGCTTTGCTATGTATGATTGTAGTTTTACCAGATGGTGTGCAAGCAAGATGGGGCCAAAAAGAGATATCATTGGAGAGCTGGCAAAAGCCGTGAGAGAAAATTTTCTTACCTTTGGAATTTCTTATCATAGAGCAGAGCATTGGTGGTTTTTCCATGAGGGAATGAAATTTGATTCCGATGTAAGAGATAAAGATTATTTTGATTTATATGGACCTGCCCAACCAGAACCCATGCAGCCCACTGAGGAATTTTTAGAAGATTGGCTTCTTCGTCTTTTGGAAATAGTGGATAAATATCAACCTCAAGTAGTATATTTTGACTGGTGGATAGAACAACCTGCCTTTGAACCATACCTAAAAAAGTTTTTTGCTTATTACTATAATAGAGCCCATGAATGGGGGAAAGGTGTGGTAATTAACTATAAATTGAATGCAGTACCAAGGGAATGTGCAGTCTTTGATGTGGAAAGAGGGGAATTAGGGGATATTGATCCCATATATTGGCAGACTGATACTTCTATATCAAGGATTTCTTGGGGATATGTAGAAAATGATATTTACAAACCCGCCAAAGAGTTAATATGGGAACTTGTAGACATTGTAAGTAAAAATGGCAACTTATTACTTAATGTAGGACCAAAAGCAGATGGAACCATACCAGAAGCAGCTCAAAAAACTCTTCTTGAGATAGGAGAATGGCTACTTAAAAATGGAGAAGCAATTTATGGAACAAGACCATGGAGAATTTATGGGGAGGGACCCACAAAAGGAAATGCGGGATCTTTTAGTGAGAAGGAAATTAACTATACAGGAAGAGATTTAAGATTTACTACAAAAGGAGATACCCTTTATGCCATTCTCATGAATAAGCCTGAAAAGGATGAGATAGTGATAAAATCACTAAGCACAGAACTTACTTTATACCAAAAAGAAGTAGCAAAGGTTGAGCTTTTGGGATTAAAAGGAGAGCTTAAATTTGAAAGAAATGAGGAGGGATTAAAAATAAAAATTCCTGAATTTGAAAAGCTGAATTACCCTATAACCTTCAAGATTTGGGGAAGATGA
- a CDS encoding HEPN domain-containing protein yields the protein MNRSDDWLKQAKRDYEKALLDYEHSFYEWACFASQQSAEKAVKALYYKLNRAVKGHSIVKMLDGLKELIDVSDEIYHRARILDRYYKESRYPNGFPEGSPYEFFDKKIAEEALNAAREIIGFCEDIISRL from the coding sequence ATGAACAGAAGCGATGATTGGTTAAAACAGGCTAAAAGGGATTATGAGAAAGCTCTTCTTGATTATGAACACTCATTTTACGAGTGGGCTTGTTTTGCCTCTCAGCAATCTGCTGAGAAAGCAGTAAAAGCTTTATATTATAAGTTAAATAGAGCTGTAAAAGGACATTCAATAGTAAAGATGCTTGATGGCTTAAAAGAGCTCATAGATGTGAGTGATGAAATTTATCATAGAGCAAGGATTTTGGATAGGTATTATAAGGAAAGTAGGTATCCTAATGGATTTCCTGAAGGAAGTCCTTATGAATTTTTTGATAAAAAAATTGCAGAGGAGGCTCTAAATGCTGCACGAGAAATTATTGGGTTCTGTGAAGATATTATCAGTAGATTATGA
- a CDS encoding nucleotidyltransferase domain-containing protein encodes MLHEKLLGSVKILSVDYDALINKLKEISFFIKEKNSKVIKIMLFGSFARGDYTPESDVDIMIIVKNSEKPFLFRADEFLDYFKEVPFDVNIIVYTKDEIEKMEKDNNIFIKEVLSYAVELG; translated from the coding sequence ATGCTGCACGAGAAATTATTGGGTTCTGTGAAGATATTATCAGTAGATTATGATGCTTTAATAAATAAATTAAAAGAGATATCCTTTTTCATAAAGGAAAAGAATAGTAAAGTTATTAAGATTATGCTTTTTGGTTCTTTTGCAAGGGGAGATTATACTCCAGAAAGTGATGTGGATATAATGATTATAGTAAAAAATTCTGAAAAACCTTTTCTCTTTCGAGCTGATGAGTTTTTGGATTATTTTAAAGAAGTTCCCTTTGACGTGAATATAATTGTTTATACAAAAGATGAAATTGAAAAGATGGAAAAGGATAACAATATTTTTATTAAAGAGGTTTTAAGCTATGCTGTGGAGCTTGGGTAA